A region from the Brassica napus cultivar Da-Ae chromosome C8, Da-Ae, whole genome shotgun sequence genome encodes:
- the LOC106355399 gene encoding uncharacterized protein LOC106355399, with protein sequence MGVYCLHHNSRIPFQSAIRVFDDEAMRSYPWGRTAYEVLSDSIKTLAPYGGSYTISGMKDALLIWAYESVTCFGESFGEWSITKTFRFCDGVESVHVRRMVLKDSTEEMFPIWLGEDDDPQLVRLITDIHSGRFVKGLWEVQGNAKGKGNEKKRMKGGVSSEVEPPTKKQKKVKTHNESEADAAGKGSSEKEGSKELELENKATLTTIVSTMDIISRKLDQVDSRLEAYELDRNRPLMDQKTIDDMVNVLLEERLKDLGIGKIPKNHDNPSPPLSDNSLLMASPVVRTHQKSVNSPALVAATPGKEFGLKKNLAKELEMESGVKRTLDEEFGSVDKATDMRPLDFIVVSPENATKDDKATKDDKAAKDPAYGRGCRRKCIVKGEEADEKKKAAHAYVAFKRKKKAEVTPPRDGVTRCKVQPDVEDSSLADITDEVVAEQNEFSPESDVENSKVHVVAYMNVLMKRSMREPTPFWSKRIAFVDVWWQIFLIHDYAQFKMKPTMFMFKGNGYEDMINGTIPDHCRTNLKWYEDVDHLYGCLQTGKNHWVVYHVDLKKEKIDCYDPIFGEVTLESEQRILNTFKPLTHMISAMLSVHISANIRPISRKKFSFRRRSKRYTPQNTHVGDCGVYSLKFVECLALGVTFDGINDQNIQGLRIKMAADILAEGGNVVTDQMMAK encoded by the exons ATGGGAGTCTATTGTTTGCATCACAATTCAAGGATACCCTTTCAAAGTGCAATAAGGGTATTCGATGATGAAGCCATGAGGTCGTATCCATGGGGTCGGACTGCATATGAAGTTCTAAGTGACTCTATTAAAACGTTGGCTCCGTATGGAGGTTCATACACAATAAGCGGCATGAAGGACGCGTTATTGATTTGGGCTTATGAATCCGTCACATGCTTCGGTGAGAGTTTTGGAGAGTGGTCAATAACGAAGACGTTCCGCTTTTGCGATGGGGTGGAAAGC GTGCATGTGAGGAGAATGGTTTTGAAGGACTCAACTGAAGAGATGTTTCCTATTTGGCTGGGTGAAGATGACGACCCACAACTCGTTAGGTTGATAACAGACATACATTCAGGTAGATTTGTGAAAGGTTTGTGGGAAGTGCAAGGGAATGCAAAGGGGAAGGGgaatgagaagaagagaatgaagGGTGGAGTTTCGTCAGAAGTTGAGCCACCCActaagaagcagaagaaagttAAGACACATAATGAGTCTGAAgctgatgcagcgggaaagggTTCTAGCGAGAAGGAAGGTAGCAAAGAGTTGGAGTTGGAGAACAAAGCGACTCTAACGACCATTGTGAGTACTATGGATATTATTTCCAGAAAACTTGATCAGGTTGACTCACGGTTGGAAGCTTACGAGTTAGACCGGAACAGACCATTGATGGACCAAAAGACCATTGATGACATGGTGAATGTTTTACTAGAGGAGCGTCTGAAAGATCTGGGGATTGGAAAAATTCCCAAAAACCATGATAACccctctccaccattatcagataACTCTTTATTGATGGCATCACCGGTTGTTCGAACGCATCAGAAGTCTGTCAATAGTCCAGCGTTAGTAGCTGCGACTCCTGGTAAGGAGTTTGGACTGAAAAAGAATTTGGCCAAGGAGCTTGAAATGGAATCAGGGGTGAAAAGGACTTTGGATGAGGAGTTTGGTAGTGTCGATAAAGCTACTGATATGCGGCCTCTTGATTTCATAGTAGTTTCTCCTGAAAATGCTACTAAGGATGATAAGGCTACTAAGGATGATAAGGCTGCTAAAGATCCAGCCTATGGACGCGGCTGCAGGCGCAAGTGTATTGTTAAGGGTGAGGAAGccgatgagaagaaaaaagcaGCGCATGCATATGTTGCGtttaagaggaagaagaaggctgag GTGACTCCACCGCGTGACGGTGTAACAAGATGCAAGGTACAACCTGATGTAGAGGACAGTTCATTGGCTGATATAACTGACGAAGTTGTTGCAGAACAGAACGAATTCTCGCCGGAGTCTGATGTCGAGAATTCTAAAGTG CATGTCGTGGCATATATGAACGTCCTCATGAAAAGGTCCATGCGAGAGCCCACTCCATTCTGGTCCAAGCGGATTGCCTTCGTTGACGTTTGGTggcaaatatttttgattcacgATTACGCTCAGTTCAAGATGAAACCCACAATGTTCATGTTCAAAGGCAATGGTTATGAAGATATGATAAATGGTACGATTCCCGATCATTGTCGAACAAACTTGAAGTGGTATGAAGATGTGGATCACTTGTACGGATGTCTTCAAACCGGCAAAAATCACTGGGTTGTGTATCACGTGgatctgaagaaggagaagattgaTTGCTACGATCCAATCTTTGGAGAGGTTACACTCGAAAGTGAGCAGAGAATTCTGAATACATTTAAACCGCTGACGCACATGATTTCCGCTATGTTGAGTGTACATATTTCAGCCAATATTCGACCCATTAGCAGGAAGAAGTTCTCATTCAGAAGGAGGAGCAAAAGATACACTCCACAAAACACCCATGTTGGCGATTGTGGGGTGTATTCGTTGAAGTTTGTGGAGTGTCTAGCGCTTGGTGTAACATTTGATGGGATAAACGATCAAAATATTCAAGGTTTACGGATCAAGATGGCAGCAGATATCCTCGCTGAAGGAGGAAATGTTGTGACAGACCAAATGATGGCTAAATGA
- the LOC106358576 gene encoding telomere repeat-binding factor 4 isoform X1 has translation MGNQKLKWTEEEEEALLAGVRKHGPGKWKNILRDPEFAGQLSNRSNIDLKDKWRNLSVAPDIQGSKDKVRTPKIKAAAFQLAAVAAASTPSPSSNHSPVPPLPRSGSDLSIDDSCNFMVDAKNAPRYDGMIFEALSSLTDANGSDVTAIYNFIVQKGHEVPPNFKRILGSRLRRLASQGKLEKVSQLKSGTQNFYKMNNHSFMAMRTPLVARPKEVNVKPRQANSQGLTVSQEKVDHAAGTAAFKFVEVDEKLELLNAAVEDRDRMIELAEQAELILLLAEELHKECSEGKIVALN, from the exons ATGGGAAACCAGAAGCTTAAGTGgacggaggaggaagaggaggcgTTGCTCGCAGGTGTTAGGAAGCATGGTCCCGGAAAGTGGAAGAATATTCTCCGAGATCCTGAGTTTGCTGGTCAGCTCTCTAATCGCTCCAATATTGACTTAAAG gaTAAATGGCGTAATTTAAGTGTTGCCCCTGATATTCAAGGGTCAAAGGATAAGGTGCGGACACCAAAGATCAAAGCTGCTGCCTTTCAGCTGGCGGCAGTTGCAGCTGCCAGTACTCCATCTCCTAGTTCCAACCATTCTCCAGTTCCGCCCCTTCCTCGTAGTGGATCTGATTTGAGCATTGATGACAGTTGCAACTTTATGGTTGATGCAAAGAATGCTCCCag gTATGATGGGATGATATTCGAAGCTCTTTCATCGTTGACGGATGCTAATGGATCTGATGTCACTGCAATTTACAACTTTATCGTG CAAAAAGGACATGAAGTGCCACCGAACTTTAAAAGGATCCTCGGTTCAAGATTGAGGAGGCTTGCTTCTCAGGGCAAACTTGAAAAGGTTAGCCAGTTAAAATCAGGA ACGCAGAACTTCTACAAGATGAATAATCATAGCTTCATGGCGATGAGAACGCCACTTGTAGCGAGACCAAAAGAGGTGAATGTGAAACCTCGGCAGGCGAACAGTCAAGGACTCACGGTTTCGCAGGAGAAGGTTGATCACGCTGCAGGAACCGCAGCGTTTAAGTTCGTGGAGGTAGACGAAAAATTAGAGCTACTCAATGCAGCTGTAGAAGACAGAGATAGGATGATAGAACTGGCAGAACAAGCTGAGTTGATTCTACTGTTAGCAGAAGAGTTGCACAAAGAAT GTTCTGAGGGAAAGATTGTGGCTTTGAATTGA
- the LOC106358576 gene encoding telomere repeat-binding factor 4 isoform X2 has protein sequence MGNQKLKWTEEEEEALLAGVRKHGPGKWKNILRDPEFAGQLSNRSNIDLKDKWRNLSVAPDIQGSKDKVRTPKIKAAAFQLAAVAAASTPSPSSNHSPVPPLPRSGSDLSIDDSCNFMVDAKNAPRYDGMIFEALSSLTDANGSDVTAIYNFIVQKGHEVPPNFKRILGSRLRRLASQGKLEKTQNFYKMNNHSFMAMRTPLVARPKEVNVKPRQANSQGLTVSQEKVDHAAGTAAFKFVEVDEKLELLNAAVEDRDRMIELAEQAELILLLAEELHKECSEGKIVALN, from the exons ATGGGAAACCAGAAGCTTAAGTGgacggaggaggaagaggaggcgTTGCTCGCAGGTGTTAGGAAGCATGGTCCCGGAAAGTGGAAGAATATTCTCCGAGATCCTGAGTTTGCTGGTCAGCTCTCTAATCGCTCCAATATTGACTTAAAG gaTAAATGGCGTAATTTAAGTGTTGCCCCTGATATTCAAGGGTCAAAGGATAAGGTGCGGACACCAAAGATCAAAGCTGCTGCCTTTCAGCTGGCGGCAGTTGCAGCTGCCAGTACTCCATCTCCTAGTTCCAACCATTCTCCAGTTCCGCCCCTTCCTCGTAGTGGATCTGATTTGAGCATTGATGACAGTTGCAACTTTATGGTTGATGCAAAGAATGCTCCCag gTATGATGGGATGATATTCGAAGCTCTTTCATCGTTGACGGATGCTAATGGATCTGATGTCACTGCAATTTACAACTTTATCGTG CAAAAAGGACATGAAGTGCCACCGAACTTTAAAAGGATCCTCGGTTCAAGATTGAGGAGGCTTGCTTCTCAGGGCAAACTTGAAAAG ACGCAGAACTTCTACAAGATGAATAATCATAGCTTCATGGCGATGAGAACGCCACTTGTAGCGAGACCAAAAGAGGTGAATGTGAAACCTCGGCAGGCGAACAGTCAAGGACTCACGGTTTCGCAGGAGAAGGTTGATCACGCTGCAGGAACCGCAGCGTTTAAGTTCGTGGAGGTAGACGAAAAATTAGAGCTACTCAATGCAGCTGTAGAAGACAGAGATAGGATGATAGAACTGGCAGAACAAGCTGAGTTGATTCTACTGTTAGCAGAAGAGTTGCACAAAGAAT GTTCTGAGGGAAAGATTGTGGCTTTGAATTGA
- the LOC106358577 gene encoding mitochondrial import inner membrane translocase subunit TIM23-1-like translates to MATTDHTSSDESSRLYNPYQNFDAPINSQYLYKLPTSPEYLFTEESLKKRRSWGENLTFYSGTGYLAGSLAGAASGFFSGVRSFEYGDTAKLKVNRILNSSGHAGRSLGCRIGVVGLIYAGIESGVVAYTDRDDAWTKVVAGFGTGAVFRAARGVRAAAVAGVLGGMASGAFVAGKRVLKRYAYI, encoded by the coding sequence ATGGCGACGACCGATCACACCTCCTCCGACGAAAGCTCGCGTCTCTACAACCCTTACCAAAACTTCGACGCTCCGATAAATTCTCAGTACCTCTACAAGCTCCCCACCTCCCCCGAGTACCTCTTCACCGAAGAGTCCCTCAAAAAGCGCCGATCTTGGGGAGAGAACCTCACCTTCTACTCGGGCACGGGCTACCTCGCCGGATCCCTAGCCGGAGCCGCTTCCGGGTTCTTCTCCGGCGTCAGGAGCTTCGAGTACGGAGACACGGCGAAGCTGAAGGTGAACAGGATCCTGAACTCGTCCGGCCACGCGGGACGCTCGCTGGGGTGTAGGATCGGGGTCGTGGGTTTGATCTACGCCGGGATCGAGAGCGGCGTCGTGGCGTATACGGATAGGGATGACGCGTGGACGAAGGTGGTGGCGGGTTTTGGAACTGGGGCTGTGTTTAGGGCGGCGCGTGGGGTGAGAGCTGCGGCTGTGGCGGGTGTACTCGGAGGGATGGCGTCTGGTGCGTTTGTGGCGGGGAAGAGGGTTTTGAAGCGTTATGCTTACATATGA
- the LOC106358578 gene encoding U-box domain-containing protein 35-like has translation MAGRRVKGKDSKAITAVAIDKDKNSQHALKWALDHIVGDSPNCILLHVQTKLRIGEGENTEAPHDNQEEAHKFFLPFRGFCAKKGIRATELLLHDIDIANAIVDYINKNFIANIVIGASARNTFLKKFKSVDVPTTLLKTTPDTCSVYIVSKDKLLTSRQASRPQTPQHNPQPSKQQSLLSILSDPGPTSFTSTESGRSSSALPPTRHYKPCLNMSSPGELSNELSSNRHSVESNASFYSILGRSTYGGSSHSSTSMYDITDGDEEGLSGGNITEQENQNLELEVRRLRLELQHFNATMGRDTAPHHQVAPESEKLEGTKVAREMLRELSEMDKQKTQSAIHANEAAHRLAEIEKQKRRLVEMQAKFNEQNMSNTVSYRRYSIKDVEDATDGFSDALKIGEGGYGPVFKAVLENTSVAIKILKSDVSQGLKQFQQEVEVLSCMRHPNMVILLGACPEYGCLVYEYMENGTLEDRLFCKDDTPPLSWKARFRIAAEIATGLLFLHQAKPEPLVHRDLKPANILLDGHMISKISDVGLARLVPPAVADSFTHYHMTAAAGTFCYIDPEYQQTGMLGVKSDLYSFGVVLLQILTAMPAMGLSHRVEQGIEKNRLKEVLDPRISDWPEEETLVLAQLALQCCELRKKDRPDLATVLLPALSKLREFATEDHEVHSSGRTSSVSRAHNSVPRSPISSSSQTEDAY, from the exons atggcTGGAAGAAGAGTAAAAGGAAAAGACAGCAAAGCGATTACCGCCGTAGCCATTGACAAGGATAAAAACAGCCAACACGCCTTGAAGTGGGCCCTTGATCATATCGTGGGCGATTCACCAAACTGTATCCTCCTCCATGTTCAAACCAAATTGA GAATTGGTGAAGGAGAGAACACAGAAGCACCACATGACAACCAAGAAGAGGCTCATAAGTTCTTCCTTCCCTTTAGAGGATTCTGTGCTAAAAAAGGG attaGAGCAACGGAGTTGCTTCTTCACGATATTGACATCGCAAATGCAATTGTTGactatatcaacaaaaacttcATTGCAAATATAGTCATTGGAGCCTCTGCACGAAACACCTTCCTCAA GAAGTTTAAGAGCGTAGATGTGCCAACGACTCTACTTAAAACAACTCCAGATACATGTTCTGTCTACATCGTGTCTAAAGACAAACTCTTAACAAGCAGACAAGCGAGTAGGCCTCAGACGCCTCAACACAATCCCCAGCCTTCAAAACAACAATCATTACTCTCTATCTTGTCTGATCCTGGCCCTACAAGCTTCACTTCCACTGAATCTGGAAG GTCATCTTCTGCATTACCACCTACACGTCATTACAAGCCTTGTCTTAATATGAGTTCTCCAGGAGAGTTAAGCAATGAATTGTCTTCCAACCGTCACAGTGTTGAATCGAATGCGAGTTTCTACAGCATCCTAGGACGATCCACCTATGGAGGAAGCTCCCACTCTTCCACATCCATG TATGATATAACCGATGGAGACGAAGAAGGCCTATCTGGGGGTAACATCACTGAACAAGAG aatcaaaatcttgaacTAGAGGTGAGAAGATTGAGACTCGAACTGCAACATTTTAATGCAACCATGGGGAGAGACACT GCCCCTCATCATCAAGTTGCCCCCGAATCCGAAAAGCTGGAGGGAACAAAGGTAGCAAGAGAGATGCTTAGGGAATTATCTGAGATGGATAAGCAGAAAACACAGAGTGCCATCCACGCAAACGAAGCGGCACATCGTCTTGCGGAAATCGAGAAGCAGAAGAGAAGACTTGTGGAGATGCAAGCCAAGTTCAACGAACAGAACATGTCCAACACCGTATCCTACAGACGGTACAGCATCAAAGACGTCGAAGACGCGACCGACGGCTTTTCAGACGCTCTAAAGATCGGGGAAGGAGGTTACGGACCCGTGTTCAAAGCCGTTCTCGAAAACACTTCCGTGGCCATCAAAATCTTGAAGTCAGACGTCTCGCAAGGCCTCAAGCAGTTCCAACAAGAGGTTGAGGTTCTGAGTTGCATGAGACACCCTAACATGGTGATCCTCCTCGGTGCTTGTCCCGAGTACGGATGCCTTGTGTACGAGTATATGGAGAACGGGACGTTGGAAGACCGTCTCTTCTGTAAAGACGATACTCCGCCGTTGTCTTGGAAGGCACGGTTCAGAATCGCTGCTGAGATTGCCACGGGACTTTTATTCCTTCACCAGGCTAAACCTGAGCCGCTGGTGCATCGAGATCTGAAGCCGGCAAACATTCTGCTAGACGGGCATATGATTAGCAAAATCAGTGACGTTGGTTTGGCTCGGTTGGTACCTCCTGCTGTTGCTGATAGCTTCACCCATTACCACATGACTGCTGCAGCCG GTACGTTCTGTTACATTGACCCTGAGTACCAGCAAACGGGAATGCTTGGAGTGAAGTCAGACTTGTACTCATTTGGCGTGGTGCTTCTCCAAATCCTAACAGCGATGCCAGCAATGGGATTAAGCCATAGAGTAGAGCAAGGGATCGAGAAAAATAGACTCAAAGAAGTTCTGGATCCCAGAATATCAGACTGGCCTGAAGAAGAGACGCTGGTGCTAGCTCAACTGGCTTTGCAGTGCTGCGAGCTGAGGAAAAAGGACAGACCTGATCTTGCTACCGTTCTGTTGCCTGCACTGAGCAAGCTAAGAGAGTTTGCAACAGAGGATCATGAAGTACATAGCTCTGGTAGGACATCTTCTGTGTCACGTGCTCACAACTCTGTTCCTCGTTCCCCAATATCTTCTTCCTCTCAG ACAGAGGATGCATACTGA
- the LOC106358579 gene encoding protein phosphatase 2C 7 produces MEEISPAVALTLSLANTMCDSGISSTLDITELDNVTDAVNMLCDQNGEVEYTMEEDVSEEPEEKASSQSKTLSSDYALTVQESESEEDVLLSDATTITAEVLITSLNMEEVVTASEVVISLPEENHHHNVARGGSRSVYELDCIPLWGTVSIRGERSEMEDAVRALPRFLKIPIKMLMGGYQEGMSPSLTHLTSHFFGVYDGHGGLQVADYCHDRIHFALAEEIEWIKEELCERDTWEGRLQVQWEKVFFDCFLKVDDEVKGKINRPVVGAYEMVLEAVSPETVGSTAVVALVCSSHIIVSNCGDSRAVLLRGKESMPLSVDHKPDREDEYARIERAGGKVIQWQGARVSGVLAMSRSIGDQYLEPYVIPEPEVTFMPRAREDECLILASDGLWDVMSNQDACEFARRRILWWHRKNGALPLAERGVGEDQACQAAADYLSKLALQKGSRDNISVIVVDLKAQRKLKIRA; encoded by the exons ATGGAAGAGATTTCACCAGCAGTTGCACTAACTTTGAGTCTAGCCAACACGATGTGTGACTCTGGAATCTCATCCACGTTAGATATCACCGAGCTAGATAACGTTACCGATGCAGTTAACATGCTGTGTGATCAGAACGGTGAGGTTGAGTATACTATGGAAGAAGATGTTTCAGAAGAACCAGAAGAGAAGGCTTCATCTCAATCCAAAACCTTGTCTTCTGATTACGCCCTAACAGTCCAAGAATCAGAATCAGAAGAAGATGTATTACTATCTGATGCTACTACCATCACAGCAGAAGTCCTTATCACGAGTCTGAACATGGAGGAGGTGGTGACAGCTTCGGAGGTAGTCATCAGCTTGCCTGAAGAGAATCATCATCACAACGTAGCAAGAGGAGGAAGCAGGAGCGTCTACGAGCTAGACTGCATACCTCTTTGGGGCACTGTTTCAATCCGCGGCGAAAGATCAGAGATGGAAGATGCTGTTAGAGCGTTACCACGTTTTCTCAAAATACCGATTAAAATGCTTATGGGAGGATATCAAGAAGGGATGAGTCCAAGCCTCACACACCTCACTAGTCACTTCTTCGGTGTATACGATGGCCACGGAGGCCTACAGGTTGCTGACTATTGTCATGATAGAATCCATTTTGCTTTGGCTGAAGAGATCGAATGGATTAAAGAGGAGCTCTGCGAGAGGGACACTTGGGAAGGGAGGCTTCAGGTGCAGTGGGAGAAAGTGTTTTTCGACTGTTTCTTGAAGGTTGATGATGAGGTTAAAGGGAAGATCAACAGACCTGTCGTTGGTGCTTATGAGATGGTTCTTGAAGCTGTTTCCCCTGAGACCGTTGGTTCAACCGCTGTGGTTGCTTTGGTTTGCTCGTCGCATATAATAGTGTCGAACTGTGGTGACTCGAGAGCGGTTTTGCTACGTGGCAAAGAGTCTATGCCTTTATCAGTTGATCACAAA CCAGATAGAGAGGACGAGTATGCAAGGATAGAGAGAGCTGGAGGAAAAGTTATTCAGTGGCAAGGCGCTCGTGTTTCTGGCGTTCTCGCCATGTCCAGGTCCATTGGTGATCAATATCTGGAGCCATATGTGATACCAGAGCCCGAAGTGACGTTTATGCCACGGGCAAGAGAAGACGAGTGTTTGATATTAGCCAGCGATGGGCTTTGGGACGTGATGAGTAACCAAGATGCTTGCGAGTTTGCGAGGAGACGGATCTTGTGGTGGCATAGAAAGAATGGAGCTTTGCCTTTAGCTGAGAGAGGTGTAGGGGAAGACCAGGCGTGCCAAGCCGCTGCTGATTATCTCTCGAAGCTCGCTCTTCAGAAGGGAAGCAGGGATAATATCTCGGTCATTGTGGTTGACCTGAAAGCTCAAAGAAAGTTGAAGATCAGGGCTTGA